A section of the Rhipicephalus sanguineus isolate Rsan-2018 chromosome 11, BIME_Rsan_1.4, whole genome shotgun sequence genome encodes:
- the LOC125760411 gene encoding uncharacterized protein LOC125760411: MCSYTTLDFIEMYQHTQPLFDAPHGDLATFYMDVPASFDAMMELLNFQFNGIHEEVSAFVNNLYSLVEKAVPKKNCMEIVSPPSAGKNFFFDPVLSFYINRGTIRNFNRYTSFPLQDTVGRRILVWNEPNCESAAFDTVKKIFGGDVDSVAVKYSADQTISRTPVIVLSNNEVFPDDEAFNHRMWRYKWRACPPLKKYDKKIHPMALVLLFDAFVLEET; encoded by the coding sequence ATGTGCTCGTACACCACCTTggactttattgaaatgtaccagcacacccagcctctctttgatgccccacacggtgacctcgctaccttttacatggatgtgcccgcgtcatttgatgccatgatggaactattaaactttcagtttaatggcatccacgaggaagtgtcggcctttgtaaacaacctatatagcctggtcgagaaggcggtccccaagaaaaactgtatggagattgtgtcccctccgagtgcaggaaaaaactttttttttgaccccgttctttccttttacattaaccgcggtacgatccgcaactttaaccgctacactagctttccacttcaggacaccgtgggccgtcgcatcctggtgtggaacgagccaaactgtgagtcggctgcttttgatactgttaaaaaaatttttggcggtgacgtagattcggtggcggtcaagtactcggctgatcagaccatttccaggacgcccgtcattgtgctctcaaacaacgaggtgtttccagatgacgaggccttcaaccaccgcatgtggcgctacaagtggcgagcgtgtcctccactaaagaaatacgacaagaagatccacccgatggccctggtcctcctgtttgatgcttttgtactcgaagaaacataa